One stretch of Halichoerus grypus chromosome 8, mHalGry1.hap1.1, whole genome shotgun sequence DNA includes these proteins:
- the THTPA gene encoding thiamine-triphosphatase, whose amino-acid sequence MAQALIEVERKFIPGPDTEERLQELGGTLEHQVTFRDSYYDTPELSLMRADHWLRQREGSGWELKYPGAAVVSGPHTEYVELTVEPAIVAKLCEVLGADVQGAGGVAVVLGPLELREVASFVTRRSAWKLVLSGADEEETPLRVDLDTADFGYTVGEVEALVYEKAEVPAALEKIHRLSSMLGVPAQERAPAKVLVYLQCFRPQDYQHLLEVYSPRERPQGTNAPDSSLA is encoded by the exons ATGGCCCAGGCCTTGATTGAGGTGGAGCGAAAGTTCATTCCTGGCCCTGACACAGAGGAGCGGCTGCAGGAGCTGGGGGGCACCCTGGAGCACCAGGTCACCTTCCGGGACAGCTACTATGACACCCCTGAGCTGAGCCTCATGCGGGCGGACCACTGGCTGCGACAGCGAGAGGGTAGTGGATGGGAGCTCAAATATCCGGGAGCGGCAGTGGTCTCAGGACCTCACACTGAGTATGTGGAACTCACAGTTGAGCCTGCAATTGTGGCCAAGCTCTGTGAGGTGCTGGGGGCTGACGTCCAGGGGGCTGGAGGTGTGGCTGTTGTGCTGGGCCCACTGGAGCTGCGGGAAGTAGCTAGTTTTGTGACTAGGCGTAGTGCCTGGAAGCTGGTGCTATCCGGAGCTGATGAAGAGGAGACTCCGCTCAGGGTGGACCTGGATACAGCCGACTTTGGCTACACTGTGGGGGAGGTAGAAGCCCTGGTGTACGAGAAGGCTGAGGTCCCAGCTGCCCTAGAGAAGATCCACAGGCTCAGCAGCATGCTCG GCGTGCCGGCGCAGGAGCGAGCACCTGCCAAGGTGCTGGTGTACTTACAGTGCTTCCGGCCTCAGGACTACCAGCACCTGCTAGAAGTATACAGCCCCAGAGAGAGGCCACAGGGGACTAACGCTCCTGACAGCAGCTTGGCCTAG